The segment TCCCACCGCCGAAAAACTGGCGGTCGCAACCCAGAAAGATGTCGAGGAAATTGTACATTCGCTCGGCTTCTTTCGAGCCAAAGCCGCCAACCTGCGAGGCATGGCGCAAGCCGTCGTTGCCGAACACGACGGAGAAATTCCCCAGGATCTGGCCGCCCTTGTCGCGCTACCGGGCGTCGGTCGCAAAACAGCAAATGTAGTTCTGGGAACCGCATTCGGGATTCCGAGTGGCGTCGTCGTGGATACACATGTGAAACGGATCTGCAATCTGCTCGGCCTCACCCGTAGCAAGAACCCCGAGATCATCGAACGGGAACTGCAGGAGATCGTTCCCCGGAAGGAATGGATCGAATGGTCGCACCGTCTCATTCATCATGGTCGCCAAATCTGCATCGCCCGCAGACCACAATGTCCGGAATGCCCCCTGTTGAAAAACTGTCCTCGAGTGGGACTTGGACCGTTGAATAAGTAGGGAAGGTCACTCGCGATTTGAGCGGCATCACTTCCAGAAAACGTCTACCCGATCCAAAATTGGTTGCCGCTCTTCGGATGAATCGAGTTTGATTTCAAACTGAACTCCTTTTCCCGCGGGAAGCGTGGACAGGTCGAGCGACGCCGCTTTGGCTTCAATGATTTTTGAGAAGCCCGGTTTGCTTTGATACTCTTCTCTAACCGTCTGCCAGTCGGTCCATTGGTCGATGTTACCATCTCCATCGACATCAACACCTCCGCGTGCGGTGACTCCATTCGTCCATGGTCCACTGCTGATGAAACTATCGGACCGTTGCACAAAAAGATAGAAGTTCCCTTCCGCAAAACCAACGGAAGGATCCGGATGGAAACCGGTGGCAATTGTGCCACCCCAGGTGAACCGCGTCTTTAATGATTTGCTGAACCAGTAGGCGAGACCGATTTCGCCATCATGTGGATGATAATCGCAGAAGAGATAATAGTACTCGCCCACTTTGATCAGGGTGTAGTCGCCAAACGCGTCCTGAGGTCCGTCATGGATTTCGTATTCGTACGGAATCT is part of the Polystyrenella longa genome and harbors:
- the nth gene encoding endonuclease III; protein product: MSVDPDQELIPDRKKRVRRIITQLKKRYPEAECALFHDGPFQLLVATILSAQCTDERVNMVTPILFAKYPTAEKLAVATQKDVEEIVHSLGFFRAKAANLRGMAQAVVAEHDGEIPQDLAALVALPGVGRKTANVVLGTAFGIPSGVVVDTHVKRICNLLGLTRSKNPEIIERELQEIVPRKEWIEWSHRLIHHGRQICIARRPQCPECPLLKNCPRVGLGPLNK